The genomic DNA CAAAAAAAGCTTTAAAAAGCTTAGGTGCAGATTTTCAAAATGTACAAAAAAATATACAGAAATCTGGCTATAGAGCTGGCGAAGTTTTTAAAAAAATAAATAAAGATGTTTCTAAAACAGCACAAACTATGAATAAGACGGCAAGCGATATAAACAAAAGCTTTAATAAAGTAAATGGAACAAAAATAGATAAACCTCTCGACGATTTTAATAAAAAAGCAAAGCAATCAGTAAACTTAACTAATAACTTGCAAAAAGGAATAAACAATATAGCACGTGGTGCTGCATATAAAGTCGGAGCTATGGCTGTTCAAGGAATGCAAGAAGGATTTAAAGGTGTAGCTGATGTAGATTTTAATATTCGTGGTGCTGTAGCAAAAACTGGAACAATGGCTCAAGGCTATAAAGAAATGTTGTCGCTTGCTAATGAAGTAGGAGGAAAAACAAAGTTCAATAACCTTGACGCTGCCCTTGCTATTAATAGTGCAGCTACATTAGGGTTAATGGATAAAGAAATAAAAGAACTGTTACCCTCTACTGCTGATTTAGCACAAGCATTTAACAGTGACTTAAATAAAACCTTAGAATCCACAATCGCATATATTAAAACATACAATATGGAAACAAGCGAAGCAGTTAGAGTAAATGATATGGTTGCAATGGTTTCCAAAAAATCTGCAGCGGATCTTGATAGACTGCAAGCTGGATTTCAATATGTAGGAAGTACTGCTAAATCTATGAATATTCCGTTAGAATCTACATTTGCCGTTCTTGGAAAGCTAAATGATTCAGGTATTTATGGAAGTAGTGCTGGAACTGCCTTAAATAATTTCTTGGTTCAGATGGCTAAGAATGCCCCTGATATTGAAAAATTAATAGGGGATAAGTTAACGGACAAAAACGGTAAATTAAAATCATTGCCAGATATTTTTCAGAAAGTAGCAGATAAAGTAAAGAATTTAGATGATACTACAAGAAGTGCGGTATTATTTGATTTATTCGGTATTCGTGGTGGTAAAAATATCTTAACATTCCTGAATCAAGGTGTAGAAGGATTAAAAGAGTTAGAAGCACAAATAAAAAACAGTGATGGAACAGTAAATGAGATGGCTAGATTTATGATGCAGGGAATCGGAGGAGCAATAGAAGAATTAGGCTCTACATGGGAGACAGCATTTCAATCAGTATTTCAGGCACTTGAACCACTATTGATGCCTATTTTTGTTGGCTTAACTTCAATAGGTGATGTGATTATACAGTTAAACAAGAATTTTCCTGAGCTTGCACAGGCAATAGGAACAATAGCAGGACTTGTAATAGGAAAAGCAGTATTTAAGTTAATGGCTAAGCAGATAGGAATGGTTAAGGCGGCACTCAGCGGAGCAATGACACTAAAAATGTTAGCCTTAGCAGCAGCATTATTTATAGTTTATCAAGGTATAAAAAGATTTAAAGAAGCTCTTGAAAAGGATAAAGAAGCGGCAGCACAGTGGCAAAAAGTTATTGAAAATGCTAAAGGTGTATTGAAAGAGTTGGCAAATATAATACTGGATGTAATAAAAGCAATGTTTGGATTTAGTGAGGAAAAAAACAAACTTATAGGAGACGGGCCAAATAAAAATCCAAGTAGCGATCTTGCATTATTTTTAAATGATGTGAGGGAAGCTCTGAGAAAAACACAGGCAAAGCTTGAAGAATTTAGAGACTGGATAGAAAAACATAAAGAAACATTTAAGAAACTCGGTAAATTTTTTAAAGATTGGGGACCTGCTATATTAGGATCAGGAATAGCACTATTTCTAATTTTAAATCCTTTATGGTTGATTCCTATTGCTGTTCCACTTGCAATAGGTGCTTTAGACAAACTGAATAAAGCTCTTGATGAGACTAAAGATTCAGCAAAAAAACTGAAAGAAGATGGTGATTTAGGAGCCTTTTTTGAAAAAGAATGGAAAAAACTTTTATTATATACAGGAACACTTACAGCAAGAAATCCGGGTTTTCTTGAAGCATACGATAATTATAAAAATTTATCTCCGGAAAGAAAACAGAATATAACCAAACAAAACAGTAAAACAACTATAGCCGGAAGTCTATTATATTCAAAACTACCGGTTTCACCAGCGGAAATGATTTATAACAAGTTTAAAGAAATTGATTGGACAGGACTTGCAAAAAAGATATATGACTCTTTGAATTATGTTTTTTTTGGCGGACTAGCTTCAGACTTAGGAACAAAAGTAGGGGAAAAAATAAGGTCAATAAATTGGAGCGGTCTTTGGGATAGTGTTGTAAACATTGCGAAAAGTAAATGGGATAGTTTTGTTCAGTGGATGTTTGGGAAAATATCAGAATTAAAAGAAAGATTTCCATTATTGGCACAGGGATTGAATGCATTTCATAATGCTTTGGAAGTAGCTAAAGGATTACTGCGAGAAATTATGAATTTTTCAGGTAAAGTAATAACAATAACATTGAATTTTCTACAAAAAGGTACAATTAAAGGCATTACAAATGATGTAATTGAAGCTGGTAAGAAAAATACAGAGAATGCAGGTAATCTTTTAAGAGGTGTACAACAAGAATACACAGGAACAAACTATTTCAGCGGTGGACTGACTACTATTAATGAAAAAGGTGACGAATTAATTATGGGACCATCTGGAATGATTGTGGCTAATAACCCATCTACAATGAATATCATGAGTAAATTAAGTAATTTAGAATCACAAACATCACAAATGAGATTCAGAATGGGAGAATCACAAGGTTCAGTAAATAACATAACTCTTAATATAGGCAGTGTTAGAAGTGATGATGACATTACAGAAATAAAAAGAACATTAGAAAATTTAGCATTAAGTTAAGGAGGAACTATGGCAGGAATATTGACAGATTTAATTCAGAACTTCGACATGGAAAAAGCAAATAAACTATGGCAACAGTTTTATGATGGATTTGCTAAGTTTACAGGTGCTTATATTTATCCTAACGGAATGCTGGGAGATACTCCTGTATTTATATCTTCTTTTGAATGGCAGACATCAACAAACGTTACATCAAACATCACTTTTGAAGGAACTGAAATAGCCGATAATGTTTCTGTCAATCCATATGGAGCAAAAATTAAAATTGTTGCGTTTACAGATTTTTATATAGATGTAATAGAACTTCATCAAAAAACAGCAAGGAATAGTAACGGACAAAAAGGATTAATGGCATTTTATTATAATAAATTCAAACAACTTTATGGTCCTGTGGTTATAACTAATATGAATTTCACAAATACAAGCAAAGATACTTTTATACAATTAATTGATATTGATTTGAAGTTTGTGGAAGTAAGGAAATTTGTAACTAATGAAGATGGAGTAATAACAACAGAAACTTTGGGTGCAAATAATTTTTTCCAAGATCAACAATTATTAGCAGAAGGGATGCCACAAAACTGGTTTGATGAGTTATCAAGAACAGATAAATTCAAGGAGATAGAAAATGCTGTCAAAAATTCGATTAACATATGATAAAGAAAGTTCAAATAATACTAAATTCATTATAGATGACGGAACAAATCAAAGAATAATAAGATTATCAGTCTATTATGTCTTAGGCTCGTGGTATGTTGACATATCTGATAATGAAAATTATTTGTTATATGGAAAAATAATAAATACATGGGTAGATTTGTTTGAGCTGCTTAAAATTTATTATAAAGATTTTCCTGATTTAAAACTCATGGCTTTGCCTTCCAATATTCAAGGTATTAACAAAAATTTTGTAGAAGATCTTCCAGGAGTATTACAAGAAATATATTTATTACAGGAGGACGTATAATGGAGAATTGTATATTATTTGGCAGAGTAGCATCTTTAAGATTTGAAACACCGCCTAGTGAAGCAAGTGGAGATACTCCGGCTGTTGAATCACAGATAATAAGTCTAACTAATGAACAGGCAACATTTGAATGTAATGTACAATTAGATAATACAAATAATTCAAATAAAGCAACTATAAGTATATATAATTTGCCTGCTAACATTAAGAACCTTCTTAAAAAGAATACTAAAGTGACAATTACAGCAGGATACGAAGGAGAGAATTGTTCAGGAACTGTATTCTTTGGAGTCATAGAAAAATATAAAGATTCACGTAATAATGAGGATATAAAAACAGAAATAACTTGTACTACTGCAAATGACGAGATGAAAGAAAATAAGATAAAGCTTTCTTTTCCTAAAAATTCTAAAGCTAGCTCAATTATAAGTACTGTTATCAAAAAGACAGACCTTAAAAACGGCGAAATAAAACTAGGTAAAGATACAGTATATGAAAGAGGAAAAACCTTAAATGGCAATGTAAAAAAAATATTTTCAACTATGGCAAGAACTACACAAAGTAGATTTTTCATTTCTAATAGAACAGTTTATTTTTATCCAATTGGAGAGGTAAAAAAAGAAGAAATACAATTAATAACTGGAAGTATATTAACAGTCGAAGAAACAGACGAGGGATGGAAAATAAATACAGTTTTAGATCACAGAATAGAAGAAGGCGTTTGGGTAATAATTGGTTATCAAAACGAGAGTTTAAGGCAAGATATAAAGGGTAAGTTTGAAGTTGTCAAAGTTAATCACAGAATTAATGCCAAACAAGGGGATCATAAAACTGAAATAGAAATACTGACTAAAATAAAAGAAGAAGAAAAAGCTCAGGAAATAAAGATAAATGGACAGAAAAAAAGAAAAACAAAGAAGAAATAATAGGTGGAAGTATGATTAATAAAATTGAAGAAGGAATACAAAAAAAGATAGGGGATTCTTTTGATGAGCTCAATAATTTAAATACATTAGCATTGGCTAAAATAATAGAAGTTAATAATGAAGGTTTATTTGCCACTATAAAAAAAATAGCTATGACAGAATTTAATGGAGAGTTTGATGATGACGAGCCTGTAGAAAATGTTCCAATAATGCCAATATTTAATTCGTCTGCTTTCTTTATTAATGCTCCTTATAATGTAGGAGATTTAGTAGTAGTAGGTTTCTTTCAACACTCACTTGAAGGAACTTTGGATCAAAGCGAACCAGTGGAGCCAAACAGTTATGACAGATATTCTGAGAATGATGCATTTATACTAGGAAATATAACCGCAAGGTATTCAAATAGTCACACAGATGGATTTTCAATAGTTCATAAAAAATCTGGTAATTACATAAAAATAGGTTCTGGCGGTGGAATAGAGATACAGGGTAATGTCAATATAAACGGTGATTTAAACATGAGTGGTAATAGTCAAGCAGCAGATCATATCAGTTCTGGAATAAGCGGAAAAGATCATAAACATGGTGGAGTAACTACCGGAAGTTCAGATACGGAGGTGCCTAAATCATAATGGACAGTAAAAATAGTTGGCTATTAGATGAGTCTGGTGATGTTGTGATTGGGAAAGGCATCACTTTAGCGGATTATGACAAGACAATAGCACAGAGAATTCAGAATAAAATAGCTTTACAATATGGGGAATGGTTTTTACATAATCAAGAGGGTGTAAGATGGTTTTCAGTAAATGATTTACCTGGAGTATTCGGACGTGAAGTTGCTGAAATAAATCTTGATACGCAGATAAAAGAATATATTGAAAATGACAAAGATGTTGAAAGGATAACTGAATATAAAACAAATTTCACTGATAAAGGTGATTATAAAATAGATATAGGGATATTGACAAAGAATAGTGAAGAAATATACTTCTAGGAGGAAATATGGGGCAATTAACAAATATAGGATATAAGAAAGAAACATTTTCAGAGCATTTGACTAATATTGAAAAAAGATGGAAAGCCAGATTGAATGACAATGAATTTACATTTGATTTCAACGCTCCGGAAGGAATTCACAATGAAGCATTAACTTATGAGATAACAAACTTAGATGAACAAATACTGGAATTATCAAATATGTTTAATATAGATGGAGCAAAAGGTATATTTCTTGATTATATTCAGAAACTTCTTCCGGTAGAGCCAAGATATACGGGGAAATATGCAAGCGGTTTGGTCTATGTAATAGTAGATACTCCTGTAACAATCCTGAAAGATACAATTATTAAAGCTGGTAGTCTTGAATTTCAAGTTATAGCAGACACGAATATTGATACAGTAAATAAGGAACTTTATGTAAGAGCAGTTGAAACAGGGACAGAATATAATATCGGAGAGCGAGAAATTAATAGTATTGAAGGATATACAGTAAATGAAATATATAATCCATATCCTTTTACAAACGGCGAAGATCTGGAAAGTGATTCAGACTTCAGATACAGACTTAAAAATTCAAAAAATATAGCTTCGACAGCTACATATGAAGCTATAACAACAGCTTTATTAGAATTAGATGTTGTAAATGATGTTATCATTCTTGATCCAAAGACTAATCCTTCTACAGAAAATGGAACTGTGGAGATTATAGTTGATGGAACTCCGGATAGGAAAATAGCAGAAGCAATAAAAGATACTCTTGCGGTTGGAATAATGACTCTTGAAGATAAAAAACTTGAAAGTAAATCAGAGGAATTCACAATAGCTGGAAATATAACGACAAAAGTAACTTATAATATTTTACAATTTGAAACTTTAAAAATAAGAGTAGAGGTTCTTGAAGTAAATGGAGAAAAAGATAATCGGTGGACTGAGCCTATTCAAGATGAACTGATTAAATATGTAGATTCTTTAAAATTAGGAGAATCTATTCTGTATAATGAACTTCATTCTGAAGTAAATGGTATAGATGAAATAAGATATGCCAAAGTTTATGTTTATGACAAGACAGATGATGAATATAAAACATACGATTTAAATCATAAATTCACAATATCACCAACACAAAAATTCAGATTAACCAGAAATGATATAGAGGTGATTTATGTATAGAGAAGATAAATTAAATGAGATATTAGAAAGATTTCCTCATATGTATAATATTGATATAGGAAGTAACAACGAATTTCTCATAAACTCAATTTATGAAGAAATAAGAAGCTTAAATCAAGCAATATATGATTTAAGTAAAGTAATTGATGTAGAAAATGCAAATGGTGTCTGGCTTGATAATATTGGTAGAATATTTAATGTTGTAAGAGAAACAGGTGAAGATGACGAAAGTTACCGTATTAGAATTTTAGCTTATTGGCTGACAGTAAGTAGAAATGCAACTACAGAAATCATAATAAAATTTCTAATGTCGGCAATAGAAGACGAAACAAATTTATTTAAATATGAAAATGGAATTGGGGAAATAACAATTATTTTGAATAAAAAGCTAAGGGCAGAGATAAAAAACACAATTGAAAAATCTTTGCTGGATATAAAAGCAGCCGGCGTAAACTTAAACTTATTTTTTCAATATAAAATGCAAGTAGGTAGTTATATATGTGGAATATCTCAAGCTGGAACTGAGATACAATTATATATAGAAGAAATACTGATAGATGATATATTCCAAAATAAAGGGTATGAAACAAATATATCTAAATCAGGAGTAATAGGAATGGAGGGAATATATTAATGGGATTCTTGAAATGGAAAGATTGGGCAGGGGGAGCTTTAAATGTTTTTAAAGAAACACCAGCTAGTGATATTGGTGAAGGCTTAATCCGTCATGAATGGCAAGGAGATAAATATAACGTACAACAGATAGGAACGACTCTAAAAGCAGAGATAATGAATAATTTACAAATGGGGTTGAATTTTTTAGTAGATTCTAATCATACTGTAGTAAATAGTGAAGATCATTATACTGTTGCTATAGATGGTCTTAAAACGACTACTTCTAATTCTGATGGATACGAACTTACAGAAAATTTACACTTTTCAATTAAGACAACAGAAGAAAATATAAATGGTGTCAGTAAATTAATTATTAACGGAGATAGCTATGATTTACAAAAAAAAGAAGAGGGTACTGTTGTTGAGTTAAATCAGTTGGATTTAAAAGCCGACAAAGTTTATAGTGTTTATTTTGATGGAGCAGGATTTATTATAGATAGTTCATCATTACAAGCTACAGAAAAAACAGCCGGAATAATAACACTCGAACAAATTAAAAGTGAAATAGAAAACTCATTTGAATTAAAAGCAAGTATTCCGGGGTATGAAAAAAGACCGAACGGGATAATGGAACAGTGGTTTTTAGCTCAAGCACTCTCTTCAAATGGTGAAGCAGGAACAATTGTAAATTTCCCTTATCCTTATGAAAATTCTGTGTTGGATATACGTGGCGGAGATGGCGGGAGTGGGGCACATTCTGTAGGAATAAGGATATTAAGCAAGACACAATGTATTGTTTGGGGGAAGCTTCCGGGTACTACAGGTTATATTGATACAACAGTAAGAATCTTTGTGAAAGGATATTAGGTGGAAAAATGTATTTATTATTTAATAAGCAGGGTGAATTTTCAGGATTTTCATACGGAAATTTAACTGATAAAGAGAAAGAAGATGGTTTCAATATAAAAGAAATCACAGATGAGGAACATAAAACCTATATAGAAAAAACAAATATGAAAGGATATACTTACTACCTTGAAAATGATGAGGTAGTTGAGAGAAGTCCAAAGCCTGATTTGTTTCATATTTGGAATACAGAAAGTAAAGAATGGAATTATAAAAAAGAGTTAGAAATTTCAGTACTTGAAGAGGAACTAGGAAGTTTGGAATTGGAAATAACTAATATACAAAAAGAAATAAAAAATCTTAAAGAAGCTGGAAAAACTTTTGCAGCAAAGAAGTTGGAAAAGGAAAATATAGAACTCGATAAAACATATCAGGAAAAACTAAAGAGATATGAAGAATTAACAGGAGAGGAGGAAAAATGAAAAAAATATGTTTGATAATAGGGCACGGACAATATAAAAAAGATAAAAATGGACAAACATACAGAGAACCGGGAGCGACTAATCCACACAACAAATATACTGAGTTTCAATATAACAGCGAATTAGTGCCTAAAATATCTGAAAAACTTAAAGGACAATATGAAGTCTTGATTGAAAATAGAGGTAATAACAGCATTGAAGATACAAGTAAAATAAATGCTTTTAATCCAGAGCTTATAATTTCATTTCATTGTAATGACTCGGAAAATGATACGGCAACAGGAACTGAGGCTATCTATTATCCCGGAAGTGTAAAGGGAAAAGGATTGGCAACAATAGTTTCTAAAAATGTTTCAGCAGCTTTAGGACTTAAAAATAGAGGGGCAAAGGAGCCGTGGCAAGGAAGGGGGAATGGATTATTATCGAGAACGAAAGCACCTTGCATTATCAGTGAAGGCTTTTTCATTGATAATGATAATGATTTAAGTGCCGGATTAAATAAAATGAACGATTATGCAGATGCAATTGTTAAAAGCATACATGAATTTTTAGGAGATGAAACAGTGCAGCCAAATCCTGATCCGGTTCCAGATCTGGATGAAACTATTTATATAGTAAAAAATGGACAAAAAATAGGAGAAATAAAATATTATTAGGAGGAAATATGGGAAATATATTAAATATGATAAAGATTTTTTTAGGAACAATAACAATTTTTGACTGGATATTGATAGGGGTAGCCGTAGTAGGGGTTGGATATGCATGTTATAAAAATTTCGATGCTGTAAAACAAATGGGATTAGAAGCTATGAAGCAAGCTCAAATAAAGTATTTCGGTGCTACTGGTGCTGAAAGAAAACAAAAGGCTATACAGATATTCAAAAGTATGAAGTTTGTTCAAAAATCAGCTATTTTAAAGCTAATTCCAATTGAAAAATTATATGATTTCTTTGAAAAATTATATCAGAAAAATAAGGATGAAATAAAAGCAAAATAATATAACAGGAGGGCAGCATGAGGAAGATGAAGAGAATTATATTATTAATAGCCGTAATAGGATTAATTCTTATTACGGCTGGGTATGGATATTATATAAAAGAAAAAGAGACATTCTATAACTGTACTCAAGCAAAATTGAAAGGTTATTACAACATTCCAAAAGAGAGCAAATTATATAGAAAATCATTAGATAGAGACAATAATGGTGTGGCTTGTGAGGTTAGCGAGGATCAGTTATGACTGCAGGTTTTATAATGTCACTTGGTGGTCTCATAGGATTTGTAGGATTTGCGATATGGGGGCTTGTAAAATATGTTTTAAAAGATGACGATATTACAAATAAGGAAATAGAAGAAAAAAATCAGATGAGACACGAAGAAACACAGAAAACATTTCAGAGAATGACACAGGCAATTGACAATTTAACAGATACAATGCAGGGGAAATATATAAGTCCTCAAAATTTTTCCGATTCTGTAAGTCTGAAGTTTAAAGAACTCCAACTGCTATTCTATTCGACCGTGGAAAAGAACAATGTGCAACAAAATTATGATGATATTATGAAAGAAATTGATATAAGAATAGAAGAAAAGCAGAATGAACTTGAAAATAATATAAAGCTTTCGGGGAACTCAGAACTATCTAAACTAATATTATCAGAATTAAAACCTATTTTCTTGAATTACTCTGAAAAAATTAAAGATGCTTTTTTCAAGTAT from Sebaldella termitidis ATCC 33386 includes the following:
- a CDS encoding phage tail tape measure protein; this encodes MAAVQGLYVEIDFKFKNESLMQGINNAKKALKSLGADFQNVQKNIQKSGYRAGEVFKKINKDVSKTAQTMNKTASDINKSFNKVNGTKIDKPLDDFNKKAKQSVNLTNNLQKGINNIARGAAYKVGAMAVQGMQEGFKGVADVDFNIRGAVAKTGTMAQGYKEMLSLANEVGGKTKFNNLDAALAINSAATLGLMDKEIKELLPSTADLAQAFNSDLNKTLESTIAYIKTYNMETSEAVRVNDMVAMVSKKSAADLDRLQAGFQYVGSTAKSMNIPLESTFAVLGKLNDSGIYGSSAGTALNNFLVQMAKNAPDIEKLIGDKLTDKNGKLKSLPDIFQKVADKVKNLDDTTRSAVLFDLFGIRGGKNILTFLNQGVEGLKELEAQIKNSDGTVNEMARFMMQGIGGAIEELGSTWETAFQSVFQALEPLLMPIFVGLTSIGDVIIQLNKNFPELAQAIGTIAGLVIGKAVFKLMAKQIGMVKAALSGAMTLKMLALAAALFIVYQGIKRFKEALEKDKEAAAQWQKVIENAKGVLKELANIILDVIKAMFGFSEEKNKLIGDGPNKNPSSDLALFLNDVREALRKTQAKLEEFRDWIEKHKETFKKLGKFFKDWGPAILGSGIALFLILNPLWLIPIAVPLAIGALDKLNKALDETKDSAKKLKEDGDLGAFFEKEWKKLLLYTGTLTARNPGFLEAYDNYKNLSPERKQNITKQNSKTTIAGSLLYSKLPVSPAEMIYNKFKEIDWTGLAKKIYDSLNYVFFGGLASDLGTKVGEKIRSINWSGLWDSVVNIAKSKWDSFVQWMFGKISELKERFPLLAQGLNAFHNALEVAKGLLREIMNFSGKVITITLNFLQKGTIKGITNDVIEAGKKNTENAGNLLRGVQQEYTGTNYFSGGLTTINEKGDELIMGPSGMIVANNPSTMNIMSKLSNLESQTSQMRFRMGESQGSVNNITLNIGSVRSDDDITEIKRTLENLALS
- a CDS encoding phage protein, encoding MENCILFGRVASLRFETPPSEASGDTPAVESQIISLTNEQATFECNVQLDNTNNSNKATISIYNLPANIKNLLKKNTKVTITAGYEGENCSGTVFFGVIEKYKDSRNNEDIKTEITCTTANDEMKENKIKLSFPKNSKASSIISTVIKKTDLKNGEIKLGKDTVYERGKTLNGNVKKIFSTMARTTQSRFFISNRTVYFYPIGEVKKEEIQLITGSILTVEETDEGWKINTVLDHRIEEGVWVIIGYQNESLRQDIKGKFEVVKVNHRINAKQGDHKTEIEILTKIKEEEKAQEIKINGQKKRKTKKK
- a CDS encoding baseplate J/gp47 family protein, with protein sequence MGQLTNIGYKKETFSEHLTNIEKRWKARLNDNEFTFDFNAPEGIHNEALTYEITNLDEQILELSNMFNIDGAKGIFLDYIQKLLPVEPRYTGKYASGLVYVIVDTPVTILKDTIIKAGSLEFQVIADTNIDTVNKELYVRAVETGTEYNIGEREINSIEGYTVNEIYNPYPFTNGEDLESDSDFRYRLKNSKNIASTATYEAITTALLELDVVNDVIILDPKTNPSTENGTVEIIVDGTPDRKIAEAIKDTLAVGIMTLEDKKLESKSEEFTIAGNITTKVTYNILQFETLKIRVEVLEVNGEKDNRWTEPIQDELIKYVDSLKLGESILYNELHSEVNGIDEIRYAKVYVYDKTDDEYKTYDLNHKFTISPTQKFRLTRNDIEVIYV
- a CDS encoding N-acetylmuramoyl-L-alanine amidase, with translation MKKICLIIGHGQYKKDKNGQTYREPGATNPHNKYTEFQYNSELVPKISEKLKGQYEVLIENRGNNSIEDTSKINAFNPELIISFHCNDSENDTATGTEAIYYPGSVKGKGLATIVSKNVSAALGLKNRGAKEPWQGRGNGLLSRTKAPCIISEGFFIDNDNDLSAGLNKMNDYADAIVKSIHEFLGDETVQPNPDPVPDLDETIYIVKNGQKIGEIKYY
- a CDS encoding excalibur calcium-binding domain-containing protein, with the protein product MRKMKRIILLIAVIGLILITAGYGYYIKEKETFYNCTQAKLKGYYNIPKESKLYRKSLDRDNNGVACEVSEDQL